One stretch of Anguilla anguilla isolate fAngAng1 chromosome 5, fAngAng1.pri, whole genome shotgun sequence DNA includes these proteins:
- the LOC118226911 gene encoding pyruvate dehydrogenase [acetyl-transferring]-phosphatase 2, mitochondrial-like: MSAAVSSWVVHWSRSQRSLLPGRGRGLPPWPPKRAWFSVDSRPSGGLTPQGRRRLSTGEDPDFQLSDAQVNAVLRANEQAVRFSESDARGPAGPVLGFESNQLAANSPGEDRRSAVTCLLTRGAMFGVFDGHCGYACAQTVSERLLYYAAVALMPRPRLEELEGAMAELRPVSPVLQWHKHHNDYNYRASTSLYLKHLRAFWRELLAEQEPRGGEGLGPRDALDRAFRRLDADISREAQVPLESAPMRSAALEAAFSGSTACVAYVDAEGVHVANAGDCRAVLGVRGEDGGWSALPLSHDHNALNGAELARVRARHPDSERATVVADDRLLGTLMPLRAFGDVRFKWSLELQRKVLENSRDLDSLDIYEYTPPNYLTPPYLEATPELTYHRLRAGDRFLILASDGLWDMLDSEGAVRLVGERLTASGHQEAPPAPVLDSNSATHLIRHAIGTNEYGEVDPERLAAMLALPEEVARMYRDDITVTIVYFSHVKHRDG; this comes from the coding sequence ATGTCGGCTGCTGTGTCCTCGTGGGTCGTGCATTGGTCCCGCAGCCAGCGCAGTCTGCTCcccgggcgggggcggggtctccCTCCCTGGCCTCCGAAGCGGGCCTGGTTCTCCGTAGACTCGCGGCCCAGCGGGGGCCTCACTCCCCAGGGCCGGCGGCGCTTGTCGACCGGCGAGGACCCGGACTTCCAGCTGAGCGACGCCCAGGTGAACGCCGTCCTGAGGGCCAACGAGCAGGCCGTGCGCTTCTCCGAGTCTGACGCCCGGGGCCCGGCGGGGCCCGTGCTCGGGTTCGAGAGCAACCAGCTGGCCGCCAACTCGCCGGGGGAGGACCGGCGCAGCGCCGTCACCTGCCTGCTGACGCGGGGCGCCATGTTCGGCGTGTTCGACGGGCACTGCGGCTACGCCTGCGCGCAGACGGTCAGCGAGCGGCTGCTCTACTACGCCGCCGTGGCGCTGATGCCCCGCCCgcgcctggaggagctggagggcgCCATGGCCGAGCTCAGGCCCGTCTCGCCCGTCCTGCAGTGGCACAAGCACCACAACGACTACAACTACCGCGCGTCCACGTCGCTCTACCTCAAGCACCTGCGCGCCTTCTGGCGGGAGCTTCTGGCCGAGCAAGAGCCCCGCGGCGGGGAGGGCCTGGGCCCCCGGGACGCCCTGGACCGGGCCTTCCGGCGGCTGGACGCCGACATCTCGCGGGAGGCGCAGGTCCCGCTGGAGAGCGCCCCGATGCGGAGCGCGGCGCTGGAGGCGGCGTTCTCCGGCTCCACCGCCTGCGTGGCGTACGTGGACGCGGAGGGCGTGCACGTGGCCAACGCGGGCGACTGCCGGGCCGTgctgggggtgcggggggaggACGGCGGCTGGAGCGCCCTGCCGCTCTCCCACGACCACAACGCCCTGAACGGGGCGGAGCTGGCGCGGGTCCGGGCCCGGCACCCCGACTCGGAGCGGGCCACGGTGGTGGCGGACGACAGGCTCCTGGGGACGCTCATGCCCCTCCGGGCCTTCGGCGACGTGCGCTTCAAGTGGAGCCTGGAGCTGCAGCGGAAGGTTCTGGAGAACAGCCGCGACCTGGACTCGCTCGACATCTACGAGTACACTCCCCCCAATTACCTCACGCCCCCGTACCTGGAGGCCACCCCGGAGCTGACCTATCACAGGCTGCGGGCCGGGGACCGCTTCCTCATCCTGGCTTCCGACGGTCTGTGGGACATGCTGGACAGCGAGGGGGCGGTGCGGCTGGTGGGCGAGCGCCTGACGGCCTCCGGCCACCAGGAGGCGCCGCCCGCACCCGTCCTCGACTCCAACTCCGCCACGCACCTCATCAGACACGCGATCGGGACCAACGAGTACGGCGAGGTCGACCCAGAGCGCCTGGCTGCTATGCTGGCACTGCCGGAGGAGGTGGCGCGGATGTACCGAGACGACATCACCGTCACCATCGTCTACTTCAGCCACGTGAAACACCGGGACGGCTAG